DNA sequence from the Paraburkholderia azotifigens genome:
TGGTTGCCCGATTGCTCGTGCGGCAACTCGATGTTCAGGCCGACGGACGGCGCCTTGCCTGCATGCGCACCTTTGTTGGCCGCTTCCATGATGCCTGGGCCGCCGCCGGAGATCACGGCGAAGCCTGCGTCGCTGAGCTTGCGCGCGATCGTGGTGGCCAGTTTGTAGTATGGCGAGTTCGGTTTCAGGCGCGCCGAACCATAGATGCTCACGGCCGGGCGGATCTCCGACAGGTACTCGGTCGCCTCGATAAACTCTGCCATAATCGTGAACATCTGCCACGATGCGCGGGCCTTCTTGGCTGTTGCGCGCTCTTGATCTGCGAGCGATCGCAGACTCGGAATCACTTTTCTCTTAGTCATAATGCCTGAAGAACAGAACCTGGAAGGTAAGACCCTGCTATTGGTTGACGGTTCGAGTTATCTGTACCGGGCCTACCATGCGATGCCTGATTTGCGCGGTCCCGACGGCGGGCCAACAGGTGCGCTCTACGGGATCATCAACATGCTGCGCCGTATGCGCAAGGAGGTTACGGCAGAGTATAGCGCGTGCGTGTTCGATGCCAAAGGCAAGACGTTTCGCGACGACTGGTATCCGCAATACAAGGCGAACCGTCCGTCGATGCCCGAAGATCTCTCGAAGCAGATCGAGCCGATTCACGTGGCCGTGCGCTCGCTCGGCTGGCCGCTGCTGATGATCGACGGCGTCGAAGCCGACGACGTGATCGGCACGCTTGCGAAGCGCGCGGAGCAGCGCGGCATGAACGTGATCGTATCCACCGGGGACAAGGATCTGGCGCAGCTCGTAACGGATCATGTCAGCCTCATCAATACGATGACGAACGAGAAGCTCGACCGCGAAGGCGTCGTCGCGAAGTTCGGCGTGCCGCCTGAGCGCATCGTCGACTATCTGTCGCTGATCGGCGATACCGTCGACAACGTGCCCGGCGTCGAGAAATGCGGCCCGAAAACGGCGATCAAATGGCTCACGCAATATGACACCCTCGATGGCATCGTCGCACATGCGAGCGAGATCAAAGGTGCGGTAGGAGACAATCTGCGGCGTGCGCTCGATTTCCTGCCGATGGCAAGGAAGCTCGTCACGGTCGAAACGGATTGCGATCTGACCGTGCACGTGACGTCGTTCGAAGACACGCTCGCCACGCGTCCCGAAGCGCGCGAAGAACTGCGCGACGTGTTCACGCGTCATGGCTTCAAGACGTGGCTGCGCGAAGTCGAAATTGCCGATGCCGTCGAAGGTCCGGAAACGGACGTGCCGCCCGCGCCGACCGTCGAAGGAGACGGCGCGCGCGAGTACGACACCGTGCAGACATGGGAGCAGTTCGACGCATGGCTCGCGAAGATCGATGCGGCGGAGATCACGTCGTTCGATACGGAAACGACGTCGCTCGATCCGATGGTCGCGCAGATCGTCGGTATTTCGATCGCAGTCGAAGCAGGCAAGGCTGCCTATATTCCCGTCGCGCATCGCGGGCCGGATGCGCCCGTGCAGTTGCCGCGCGACGAAGTGCTCGCGAAGCTCAAGCCATGGCTCGAAAGCGCGGACAAGAAGAAGCTCGGCCAGCATCTGAAGTACGACGAGCAGGTGCTCGCGAACTACGGCATTGCAATGGACGGCATCGAGCATGACACGCTGTTGCAGTCGTACGTGCTCGAATCGCATCGTCCACACGACATGGACAACCTCGCGTTGCGTCATCTCGGCCTGAAGACGATCAAGTACGAGGATGTGGCGGGCAAGGGCGCATCGCAGATCGGTTTCGACGAAGTGCCCCTCGACAAGGCATCCGAATACGCAGCCGAAGATGCCGACATCACGTTGCGCCTGCATCGGGCGCTCTATCCGCAGATCGCCGCCGAAGTGCAGCTCGATCACGTGTACCGCAATATCGAAGTGCCGACGTCGCGCGTGCTGCGCAAGATGGAGCGCAACGGCGTGCTGATCGACACCGAAAAGCTGCGCGTGCAGAGCAACGAGATCGCGACGCGTCTCGTCGAGCTGGAAAAAGAGGCGTATGAACTCGCGGGCGGCGAGTTCAATCTCGGCTCGCCGAAGCAGATCGGTCAGATCTTCTTCGAGAAGCTCGAACTGCCCGTCATCAAGAAGACGCCGAGCGGCGCGCCTTCCACCGACGAAGAAGTGCTGCAAAAGCTGGCTGAAGACTATCCGCTGCCGAAGAAGATTCTCGAGCATCGCGGGCTGTCCAAGCTGAAGTCGACCTACACCGACAAGCTGCCGCGCATGGTCAACGCGAGCACGGGCCGCGTGCACACGAACTATGCGCAGGCTGTCGCGGTAACGGGGCGTCTCGCATCGAACGATCCGAATCTGCAGAACATTCCCGTGCGTACGGGCGAGGGCCGGCGCATCCGCGAAGCGTTCATCGCGCCGCCGGGACACAAGCTCGTGTCGGCGGATTACTCGCAGATCGAGTTGCGCATCATGGCGCATATCTCCGGCGACGAAGCGCTGCTGCGCGCATTCAAGCAGGGCGAGGACATTCACCGCGCCACGGCTTCCGAAGTGTTCAGCGTGACGCCGCTCGAGGTGTCGAACGATCAGCGGCGCATCGCGAAGGTAATCAACTTCGGGCTGATCTACGGTATGAGTTCGTTCGGCCTCGCGTCGAACCTCGGCATCACGCGCGATGCGGCGAAGCTCTATATCGACCGTTATTTCGCGCGTTATCCGGGCGTCGCCGCGTATATGGAGAACACGCGCACCAGCGCGAAGATGAAGGGCTACGTCGAAACCGTGTTCGGCCGCCGCCTGTGGCTGCCCGAGATCAACGGCGGCAACGGTCCGCGCCGTCAGGCCGCGGAGCGTGCCGCGATCAATGCGCCGATGCAGGGCACGGCCGCCGATCTGATCAAGATGTCGATGATCGCGGTGCAGAAGTGGATCGAAGAGTCGGGCATCCGCACGCGCATGATCATGCAGGTGCACGACGAACTGATTCTCGAAGTGCCGGAGGACGAACTCTCCGACGTACGTAAGCGCTTGCCGGAACTGATGTGCGGCGTCGCGCAACTGAAGGTGCCGCTCGTCGCCGAAGTGGGCGCGGGCTCGAACTGGGAGGAGGCGCACTAAGCGGGCAACACGTGCCGGCGGGCGGCGCACTGGCATGCCAGTGCGCGTTTCATGCACACTGACACAGCATTGTTGCTTCTCCAGGTCAACGGGATAACGTCGCTCGCATGTCACAGTTTGGTTTTGACAGGCTTGTGACTTGTCCCCTTGCTCGCCGACAATCGACAGAACGCAATCAAGGCGGCCGCACTCTCGCGACGCGCGCCGCATCGACGCACAGCTTTATCGGTCAATACGGAGAGTTCTGATGCATCGTTTTGTCGTCGTAGGTGGAGGCGCAGGTGGTCTGGAGCTGGCGACACGGCTCGGCGATCGCTACGCGCGCAGGAAGAGCGACGGCGCGCAAGTGACGCTGGTCGATCGTTATCCCACGCATATCTGGAAACCGCTGTTGCATGAAGTCGCAGCGGGCAGCATGGACCCGTTCACGCAAGAACTC
Encoded proteins:
- the polA gene encoding DNA polymerase I produces the protein MPEEQNLEGKTLLLVDGSSYLYRAYHAMPDLRGPDGGPTGALYGIINMLRRMRKEVTAEYSACVFDAKGKTFRDDWYPQYKANRPSMPEDLSKQIEPIHVAVRSLGWPLLMIDGVEADDVIGTLAKRAEQRGMNVIVSTGDKDLAQLVTDHVSLINTMTNEKLDREGVVAKFGVPPERIVDYLSLIGDTVDNVPGVEKCGPKTAIKWLTQYDTLDGIVAHASEIKGAVGDNLRRALDFLPMARKLVTVETDCDLTVHVTSFEDTLATRPEAREELRDVFTRHGFKTWLREVEIADAVEGPETDVPPAPTVEGDGAREYDTVQTWEQFDAWLAKIDAAEITSFDTETTSLDPMVAQIVGISIAVEAGKAAYIPVAHRGPDAPVQLPRDEVLAKLKPWLESADKKKLGQHLKYDEQVLANYGIAMDGIEHDTLLQSYVLESHRPHDMDNLALRHLGLKTIKYEDVAGKGASQIGFDEVPLDKASEYAAEDADITLRLHRALYPQIAAEVQLDHVYRNIEVPTSRVLRKMERNGVLIDTEKLRVQSNEIATRLVELEKEAYELAGGEFNLGSPKQIGQIFFEKLELPVIKKTPSGAPSTDEEVLQKLAEDYPLPKKILEHRGLSKLKSTYTDKLPRMVNASTGRVHTNYAQAVAVTGRLASNDPNLQNIPVRTGEGRRIREAFIAPPGHKLVSADYSQIELRIMAHISGDEALLRAFKQGEDIHRATASEVFSVTPLEVSNDQRRIAKVINFGLIYGMSSFGLASNLGITRDAAKLYIDRYFARYPGVAAYMENTRTSAKMKGYVETVFGRRLWLPEINGGNGPRRQAAERAAINAPMQGTAADLIKMSMIAVQKWIEESGIRTRMIMQVHDELILEVPEDELSDVRKRLPELMCGVAQLKVPLVAEVGAGSNWEEAH